The following proteins are encoded in a genomic region of Kosakonia oryzae:
- a CDS encoding ABC transporter permease, translating into MSKALSVNAAVTPRQQFFDFLYKWGMLLTVVLLIAIFGLASDNFLDPFNIINILRSIAIVTVIGVGVSISLTIGGFDLSVGSTASLANALVISLFVWHGFGTTEAIVITLALCTLVGLFNAFLIVVLRIPDMLATLGSLFVIQGVAMTYSYGGSITENMVLPSGDMAEGTIPAAFSLLGQVPTIVIIMLVVTVVAQLGLSLTTHGRRMYAIGGNPEAARLSGIRTTRYKVAAYVIASLLAGLGGILLASRIGSSQVNAGGGYLMDAVAAAWIGFSLAGSGKPNALGTLVGAVILGVLQNGLVMLSVPYYAMDIIKGLVLAGALALTYFQRR; encoded by the coding sequence GTGAGTAAGGCCCTGTCAGTCAATGCGGCGGTAACGCCCCGCCAGCAATTTTTTGATTTTCTGTATAAATGGGGCATGTTGCTCACCGTGGTCTTGTTGATCGCGATTTTTGGTCTCGCGTCGGACAACTTCCTCGACCCATTCAACATTATCAATATCTTACGCTCAATCGCCATTGTGACGGTGATTGGCGTAGGCGTCTCGATTTCGCTGACAATCGGCGGCTTTGATCTCTCCGTGGGGTCAACGGCTTCGCTGGCGAATGCGCTGGTGATTTCGCTGTTTGTCTGGCACGGCTTCGGTACGACGGAGGCCATCGTTATTACCCTGGCGCTCTGTACGCTGGTCGGCCTGTTCAATGCTTTTTTGATTGTGGTGCTGCGTATTCCCGACATGCTGGCGACGCTTGGCAGCCTGTTTGTTATTCAGGGTGTGGCGATGACGTACAGCTACGGCGGCTCGATCACGGAAAATATGGTGCTGCCGAGCGGCGATATGGCGGAAGGGACGATTCCGGCCGCGTTTAGTCTGCTCGGCCAGGTGCCGACGATCGTGATCATTATGCTGGTGGTGACGGTAGTGGCGCAGCTCGGCCTGTCGCTCACCACGCACGGCCGCCGGATGTACGCCATTGGCGGCAACCCGGAAGCAGCGCGCCTGTCGGGTATTCGCACTACGCGCTATAAAGTGGCGGCGTACGTTATTGCCTCGCTGCTGGCGGGCCTTGGCGGCATTCTGCTCGCCTCGCGCATTGGCTCTTCGCAGGTGAACGCGGGCGGCGGTTATTTGATGGATGCCGTGGCAGCGGCGTGGATCGGCTTTTCGCTCGCCGGTTCCGGCAAACCGAATGCACTCGGCACGCTGGTGGGCGCGGTGATCCTTGGCGTGCTGCAAAACGGGCTGGTGATGCTGTCGGTGCCCTACTATGCGATGGACATTATTAAGGGGCTGGTGCTGGCCGGTGCTCTTGCGTTGACTTACTTCCAGCGTCGTTAA
- the mtnA gene encoding S-methyl-5-thioribose-1-phosphate isomerase → MHALQTTSLRVADNHLFILDQQALPQEKRWLSAGTVAELVGHIHALRVRGAPLIGLSASLLLALLAEQGANRDQLAQALETLRAARPTAVNLMNNLDRMKQALAQENFVSALSAEALRLIDEDKQLCDSIAQAGSALVTAGSRLLTHCNTGGLATAGVGTALGVIALAHQQGKVANVWVDETRPLLQGGRLTAWELGELGVPYQLITDSMAASLMAKGQVDAVWVGADRIAANGDVANKIGTYSLAVLAKFHHVPFYVAAPQTTLDPLCPNGDAIPIEQRAAAEVTGVAGSFGAVQWAPENAQVYNPAFDVTPAALISGWVLDSGVVTPAEVANGVFQPK, encoded by the coding sequence ATGCACGCATTACAGACCACCAGCCTGCGAGTCGCCGACAATCACTTATTTATTCTCGACCAACAGGCGCTTCCGCAGGAGAAACGCTGGCTGTCGGCGGGTACGGTAGCGGAACTTGTCGGCCATATTCACGCTTTGCGCGTGCGCGGCGCACCGTTGATTGGCCTCTCCGCCAGCCTGTTGCTGGCGCTGCTGGCCGAACAGGGCGCAAACCGCGACCAGCTAGCGCAGGCGCTGGAAACGCTGCGCGCGGCGCGCCCGACGGCAGTCAACCTGATGAATAACCTCGACCGCATGAAACAGGCGCTGGCGCAGGAGAACTTTGTTAGCGCGTTAAGCGCCGAAGCGCTGCGGCTTATTGATGAAGACAAACAACTGTGCGACAGCATCGCGCAGGCGGGCAGCGCGCTGGTCACTGCTGGCAGCCGCCTGTTGACGCACTGCAATACCGGCGGGCTGGCGACAGCGGGTGTCGGGACGGCGCTCGGCGTGATTGCGCTGGCGCATCAGCAGGGCAAAGTGGCAAATGTCTGGGTGGATGAAACCCGTCCGCTGCTGCAGGGCGGTCGCCTGACGGCCTGGGAACTGGGCGAACTGGGTGTGCCTTATCAGCTGATTACCGATTCGATGGCCGCCAGTTTGATGGCGAAAGGGCAGGTGGATGCGGTGTGGGTCGGTGCTGATCGCATTGCTGCCAACGGCGATGTGGCGAATAAAATCGGCACCTATTCGCTGGCGGTGCTGGCGAAGTTCCACCATGTTCCGTTCTATGTTGCCGCGCCGCAGACCACGCTCGATCCGTTGTGTCCGAATGGCGATGCGATTCCGATTGAGCAGCGTGCGGCTGCGGAAGTGACTGGCGTGGCGGGCAGTTTCGGCGCGGTGCAATGGGCACCGGAGAATGCGCAGGTCTACAACCCGGCGTTTGATGTGACGCCTGCGGCGCTTATCAGCGGCTGGGTGCTCGATAGCGGCGTGGTGACGCCAGCGGAGGTGGCAAACGGCGTGTTCCAGCCGAAATAA
- a CDS encoding DUF943 family protein, whose protein sequence is MVKRLIAAILAAAGCVYALWYSLTPVEIVAVHNGNTLLVRHFPLLKSRQIAWWEANKGMIQARYGIPHKDENGFYDVYIQGFGDGYRIDHGTDEDSDLLCFDDIADAARCIEKDPLLNVGSARNVSLYYD, encoded by the coding sequence ATGGTTAAGCGATTGATTGCCGCTATTCTTGCGGCTGCGGGCTGTGTTTATGCGCTTTGGTACTCTCTTACTCCCGTAGAAATCGTGGCGGTGCATAACGGCAATACGCTGCTGGTCCGGCATTTTCCGTTGCTGAAAAGTCGCCAGATAGCCTGGTGGGAAGCGAATAAAGGGATGATTCAGGCCAGATACGGTATTCCGCATAAGGATGAAAATGGTTTCTATGACGTCTACATTCAGGGATTTGGCGATGGATATCGTATCGATCATGGAACTGACGAGGACTCAGATCTTTTGTGCTTCGACGACATAGCTGACGCGGCGCGGTGTATTGAGAAAGATCCACTGCTGAACGTTGGCAGCGCAAGGAACGTGTCACTTTATTATGATTAA
- a CDS encoding sugar ABC transporter ATP-binding protein has protein sequence MSRNHLEMRTISLAFGGFRALSQVDFSLHGGSVHALTGANGAGKSTLMAVLCGTHDHYEGEISINNQVVSIRTPRDAKQLGIHLVQQEVDVALIPGLSIAENIMLDTLAETGHRFRWNEIRQQARDALAQLDVQLDVKRSIDSCTLAEKQQILLARALSHHCRFLILDEPTAPLDQHESERLFTVVKRLQQQGIGVVFISHRIHELKAICDTLTVLRDGKLIESGPMAELSGEEIVEKMLGHELSDIYPPARPPHSDEVLLSIDGLHDEGLLKDISLRLRKGEILGIAGLAGAGKTELCKALFGASKSRINRGELNNQPWRPRDPADSVIRGLALVPEERRKEGIFVDEPISMNLAISADNSFSRWGLFGHRLAWRWAEEVIARIGIRTTGPAQTLRRLSGGNQQKVAIGKWLRGNANVVIFDEPTKGVDVKAKTDLFQLIDGLAREGKGVIYASGEFAELVGLCDRICVLWDGRIVAEVAGKEAREETLLYYSTGGAAL, from the coding sequence ATGAGCCGTAACCACCTCGAAATGCGCACCATTAGCCTGGCCTTTGGCGGCTTCAGGGCGCTGTCGCAAGTGGACTTCAGCCTGCACGGCGGCTCGGTGCATGCTTTAACCGGGGCAAATGGCGCGGGGAAATCGACGCTGATGGCGGTGCTGTGCGGCACGCACGATCACTACGAAGGTGAAATCAGCATCAACAATCAGGTGGTATCCATTCGCACTCCGCGTGACGCCAAACAACTCGGTATTCATCTGGTGCAGCAGGAAGTGGATGTTGCGCTGATCCCCGGTTTGAGCATCGCCGAAAACATCATGCTCGATACGCTGGCAGAAACCGGGCACCGCTTCCGCTGGAACGAGATCCGCCAGCAGGCGCGTGATGCGCTGGCGCAGCTTGACGTTCAGCTTGATGTAAAGCGTTCAATTGATAGCTGCACGCTGGCGGAGAAGCAGCAAATTCTGCTGGCGCGGGCGCTGTCGCACCACTGCCGTTTTTTGATTCTTGATGAGCCCACCGCACCGCTCGATCAGCATGAAAGTGAGCGCTTGTTCACCGTGGTGAAACGCCTGCAACAGCAGGGCATTGGCGTGGTGTTTATCTCGCACCGCATTCACGAGCTGAAAGCGATTTGCGACACCTTAACAGTGCTGCGCGACGGCAAGCTGATTGAATCCGGGCCGATGGCGGAGCTGAGCGGCGAAGAGATCGTCGAGAAGATGCTCGGCCACGAATTAAGCGATATCTACCCGCCTGCGCGCCCGCCACACAGCGATGAGGTGCTGCTGAGTATTGACGGTCTGCACGACGAAGGGTTGCTGAAAGATATTTCGCTGCGCCTGCGCAAAGGCGAAATCCTGGGCATCGCCGGGCTGGCGGGCGCGGGGAAAACTGAACTGTGCAAAGCGCTGTTTGGCGCAAGCAAAAGCCGCATCAATCGTGGCGAGCTGAATAACCAGCCGTGGCGGCCGCGCGATCCAGCCGATTCGGTGATACGTGGACTGGCGCTGGTGCCGGAAGAGCGGCGCAAAGAGGGCATTTTTGTTGATGAGCCGATCAGCATGAACCTCGCCATCAGCGCGGATAACAGCTTTTCACGCTGGGGACTGTTTGGTCATCGCCTGGCCTGGCGCTGGGCGGAAGAGGTGATTGCCCGTATCGGCATTCGCACTACCGGCCCGGCGCAGACGCTGCGCCGTCTCTCCGGCGGTAATCAGCAAAAAGTGGCCATTGGGAAGTGGTTGCGCGGCAACGCAAACGTGGTGATTTTCGACGAGCCGACCAAAGGCGTGGATGTGAAAGCGAAGACCGACCTGTTCCAGTTAATTGACGGGCTGGCGCGAGAAGGGAAAGGCGTAATTTATGCGTCGGGTGAATTCGCTGAGCTGGTTGGGCTGTGCGATCGGATTTGTGTGCTGTGGGACGGGCGCATTGTAGCTGAAGTGGCGGGTAAGGAGGCCCGTGAAGAGACATTACTTTATTATTCCACCGGAGGAGCGGCGCTGTGA
- a CDS encoding oxidoreductase, with protein sequence MSNTEIRVVPGPANYYSHAGSLARLHDFYSAEQLSRAVWIYGERAFAGAKAFLPQGFNAPGAKHILFQGHCSERDVAELVQQSGDDRAVVIGVGGGALLDTAKAVARRLGLPVVAIPTIAATCAAWTPLSVWYNDAGQALHFEIFDDANFLVLVEPQIILNAPAEYLLAGIGDTLAKWYEAVVLAPQPENLPLTVRLGINGALAIRDVLLESSEQALADQQRGAVTQAFRDVVDAIIAGGGMVGGLGERYTRVAAAHAVHNGLTVLPQTDKFLHGTKVAYGILVQSALLGQDDVLAQLIDAYQRFNLPTTLAALEVDINNHAELEKVIAHTLRPVESIHYLPINLSADTLRAAFEKVEALSR encoded by the coding sequence ATGAGCAACACTGAGATTCGCGTCGTACCCGGCCCCGCCAATTATTATTCCCATGCCGGAAGCCTTGCGCGTTTGCACGACTTCTACAGCGCAGAGCAGCTCTCACGCGCGGTGTGGATCTACGGCGAACGCGCTTTTGCCGGGGCCAAAGCCTTTCTGCCGCAAGGGTTCAACGCGCCGGGCGCAAAGCACATTCTGTTTCAGGGCCATTGCAGCGAACGCGACGTGGCCGAACTGGTGCAACAATCCGGCGATGACCGGGCGGTAGTGATTGGCGTTGGCGGCGGAGCACTGCTGGATACCGCCAAAGCGGTGGCACGCCGTCTTGGTTTGCCGGTAGTGGCGATCCCGACCATTGCAGCAACCTGTGCGGCCTGGACGCCGCTGTCGGTGTGGTACAACGATGCCGGGCAGGCGCTGCATTTTGAGATTTTCGATGACGCCAACTTCCTCGTGCTGGTCGAACCGCAAATCATCCTTAATGCCCCGGCGGAGTACCTGCTGGCGGGCATCGGCGATACGCTGGCGAAGTGGTATGAAGCCGTGGTGCTGGCACCGCAGCCGGAAAACCTGCCGCTGACGGTACGGCTGGGGATTAACGGTGCACTGGCTATCCGCGATGTGCTGCTGGAAAGCAGTGAACAGGCGCTGGCCGATCAACAGCGCGGCGCAGTGACGCAGGCGTTTCGTGACGTGGTGGACGCAATCATTGCTGGCGGCGGTATGGTTGGCGGGCTGGGCGAGCGCTATACCCGCGTGGCGGCTGCACATGCCGTGCATAATGGCCTGACGGTACTGCCGCAAACGGATAAATTCCTGCACGGCACTAAAGTCGCTTACGGCATTCTGGTGCAGAGCGCCCTGCTCGGCCAGGACGATGTGCTGGCGCAACTGATCGATGCGTATCAGCGTTTCAACCTGCCCACCACGCTGGCGGCGCTGGAGGTGGATATCAACAATCACGCCGAGCTGGAGAAAGTGATTGCTCACACCCTGCGTCCGGTGGAATCCATCCACTACCTGCCGATAAACCTCTCCGCCGACACGCTGCGAGCGGCGTTTGAAAAAGTCGAAGCGCTGTCGCGCTAA
- the mtnK gene encoding S-methyl-5-thioribose kinase, whose protein sequence is MSQYRTFSARDAVAYAQQFGGLDNPSELVDAQEVGDGNLNLVFKIFDAQGVSRIIVKQALPYVRCVGESWPLTLDRARLEAQTLVEHYQHSPQHTVKIHHFDPELAVMVMEDLSDHKIWRGELIANVYYPQAAAQLGNYLAQTLFHTSDFYLHPHQKKAQVAQFINPEMCEITEDLFFNDPYQIHERNNYPAALEADVAALRDDVQLKLAVAALKHRFFSHAEALLHGDIHSGSIFVADGSLKAIDAEFGYFGPIGFDVGTAIGNLLLNYCGLPGHLGIRDAAAAREQRLADIQTLWTTFAERFQALATEKTRDVALAQPGYASAFLKKVWADAIGFCGTELIRRSVGLSHVADIDTIKDEEMRHECLRHAISLGKALIVIAERIDSVEELIARVRQYS, encoded by the coding sequence ATGTCGCAATACCGTACCTTCTCCGCCCGTGATGCCGTGGCGTATGCACAACAATTTGGCGGCCTGGACAACCCGTCCGAACTGGTGGACGCGCAGGAGGTGGGCGACGGTAACCTCAATCTGGTGTTTAAAATTTTCGACGCGCAGGGCGTCAGCCGCATCATCGTGAAACAGGCGCTGCCTTACGTGCGCTGCGTTGGCGAATCATGGCCATTAACGCTGGACAGAGCCAGGCTGGAAGCGCAAACGCTGGTGGAACACTACCAGCACAGCCCGCAGCACACGGTGAAAATCCACCACTTCGACCCGGAACTGGCGGTGATGGTGATGGAAGATCTCTCCGACCATAAGATCTGGCGCGGCGAACTGATCGCCAATGTCTATTACCCGCAGGCGGCCGCGCAACTCGGTAACTACCTGGCGCAAACCCTGTTCCACACCAGCGATTTCTACCTGCATCCGCATCAGAAAAAAGCGCAGGTGGCGCAGTTTATTAACCCGGAAATGTGCGAGATCACCGAAGATTTGTTCTTCAACGATCCGTATCAGATCCACGAGCGCAACAATTATCCGGCGGCGCTGGAAGCGGATGTTGCCGCCCTGCGCGACGACGTTCAGCTCAAACTGGCCGTCGCGGCGCTGAAGCACCGTTTCTTCTCTCACGCCGAAGCCCTGCTGCATGGCGATATTCACAGCGGCTCGATTTTTGTGGCCGATGGCAGCCTGAAAGCTATCGATGCTGAGTTTGGCTATTTCGGGCCGATCGGTTTCGACGTCGGCACAGCGATCGGCAATCTGCTACTCAACTATTGCGGTCTGCCGGGGCATCTGGGCATTCGTGATGCCGCCGCCGCGCGCGAACAGCGCCTCGCCGATATTCAGACGCTGTGGACCACGTTTGCAGAGCGCTTCCAGGCGCTGGCAACGGAAAAAACCCGCGACGTGGCGCTGGCGCAGCCCGGTTATGCTTCGGCCTTCCTGAAAAAAGTGTGGGCCGATGCAATTGGTTTTTGCGGCACCGAACTGATTCGCCGCAGCGTCGGGCTGTCACACGTGGCGGACATCGACACCATTAAAGATGAAGAGATGCGCCACGAATGTCTGCGCCACGCTATTTCGCTCGGCAAAGCGCTGATCGTGATTGCCGAACGCATCGACAGCGTGGAAGAGCTGATCGCGCGGGTGCGCCAGTATTCGTAA
- a CDS encoding LVIVD repeat-containing protein produces the protein MATELPRPEYSRNMRLIGHSDQGGRPDGVQLMVHRGFAYIGHMVSQGFSIVDVRDPKKPKPAGYVAAPPGTWNVHLQAHDDLLLVINARDLFADARFADEKVYYTRSVGDTVSDVQDKGWSAGLRIFDISTPDKPREISFLSLNGIGIHRIWYVGGRWAYVSALIDGFTDYIFLTIDLADPRKPQVAGRWWLPGMNQQAGETPTWPEGKRYALHHAIISGDTAYGSWRDGGLTLLDVKDRTQPKLISHRNWSPPFGGGTHTALPLPDRDLLVVLDEAVLDNQEDGEKLIWLFDIREPSNPVSISTFPQPDETDYVAKGAHFGPHNLHENRPGSFISSTLIFATYQNAGVRAYDISNPYRPVETGALVPAAPAKMMDTRPGRPRVIQSCDVFVDAQGIIYSTDYNGGLSVIEYLG, from the coding sequence ATGGCAACTGAACTTCCGCGTCCCGAATACAGCCGCAATATGCGGTTAATTGGGCACAGCGATCAGGGGGGACGCCCGGATGGCGTCCAGTTGATGGTGCATCGTGGCTTTGCGTATATCGGCCATATGGTGTCGCAGGGATTTTCTATTGTTGATGTCCGCGACCCGAAAAAGCCGAAACCCGCAGGTTACGTAGCTGCGCCGCCGGGCACCTGGAATGTGCACTTACAGGCGCATGACGATCTGCTGCTGGTGATTAACGCCCGCGATCTGTTCGCCGATGCGCGTTTTGCCGATGAAAAGGTGTACTACACCCGTTCGGTAGGCGACACGGTCAGCGACGTGCAGGATAAAGGCTGGAGCGCCGGGCTGCGCATTTTTGATATCTCCACGCCGGATAAACCGCGCGAAATCAGCTTTCTGTCGCTCAATGGCATTGGTATCCATCGCATCTGGTACGTCGGTGGGCGCTGGGCTTATGTATCGGCGCTGATCGACGGTTTTACCGACTATATTTTTCTGACCATCGATCTGGCCGATCCGCGCAAGCCGCAGGTCGCCGGGCGCTGGTGGTTGCCGGGCATGAACCAGCAGGCCGGAGAAACCCCCACGTGGCCGGAAGGTAAACGCTATGCGCTGCACCATGCGATTATCAGCGGTGACACCGCCTACGGAAGCTGGCGCGACGGCGGCTTAACGTTGCTGGATGTGAAAGATCGCACTCAGCCGAAGCTGATCAGCCATCGGAACTGGAGCCCGCCGTTTGGCGGCGGTACGCATACCGCGCTGCCGCTACCGGATCGCGATCTGCTGGTGGTGCTGGATGAAGCAGTGCTCGACAACCAGGAAGATGGCGAGAAGCTGATCTGGCTGTTTGATATTCGCGAGCCGTCGAACCCGGTCAGCATCTCAACGTTTCCGCAGCCGGACGAGACGGATTATGTGGCGAAAGGGGCGCACTTCGGTCCGCACAACCTGCACGAAAACCGTCCCGGAAGTTTTATCAGCTCGACGCTGATTTTCGCCACTTACCAGAACGCTGGTGTCCGTGCTTACGATATTTCCAACCCGTATCGCCCGGTGGAAACGGGTGCGCTGGTGCCTGCTGCGCCCGCGAAGATGATGGATACCCGGCCAGGCCGCCCGCGCGTGATCCAGTCGTGTGACGTGTTTGTTGATGCGCAGGGGATTATCTACAGCACCGATTACAATGGTGGTCTGTCGGTGATTGAGTATCTGGGGTAA
- a CDS encoding TetR/AcrR family transcriptional regulator, with the protein MSRGRPREFDRTDALNKAMKLFWQKGYTATSMNDLYATMGIKSPSLYAAFGSKEDLYDEVLQHYEECVAPHIWGGMESEPSPKKAIAQWLERSAETLTRSDLPHGCMVTLSAVASEGHERLGARVQQLRNSGYELLKARLSEAQQCGELPPSTDIDALTRLYVSIQQGMSIQARDGASRETLLGIARMAMGLWPA; encoded by the coding sequence GTGAGCCGTGGAAGACCCCGGGAATTTGATCGCACGGATGCGCTGAACAAAGCGATGAAGCTCTTCTGGCAGAAGGGTTATACCGCGACGTCGATGAATGATCTCTATGCGACGATGGGGATTAAATCCCCCAGCCTGTACGCTGCGTTCGGCAGCAAAGAGGATCTCTACGACGAGGTATTACAGCACTACGAAGAGTGCGTGGCCCCGCATATCTGGGGCGGCATGGAGAGCGAGCCGTCACCGAAAAAGGCGATTGCGCAGTGGCTGGAGCGTTCAGCGGAAACCTTAACCCGCAGTGATTTGCCGCATGGCTGTATGGTGACGCTGTCGGCCGTCGCCAGCGAAGGTCACGAACGGCTCGGCGCGCGGGTTCAGCAGTTGCGTAACAGCGGCTATGAACTGCTGAAAGCACGCCTGAGTGAAGCACAGCAGTGCGGCGAATTACCGCCATCAACCGATATCGACGCGCTAACGCGTTTGTATGTCAGCATTCAGCAGGGGATGTCGATTCAGGCGCGGGACGGCGCCAGCCGCGAAACGCTGCTCGGCATCGCGCGAATGGCGATGGGGCTGTGGCCTGCATGA
- a CDS encoding sugar ABC transporter substrate-binding protein: MKKIALSLLALGLLSALPGHATTPAPVPDAIANHNGPVRIALIRNLGSDDNTTQFVSGALQEGKKLGFKISTFLSNGDDAKFQDFVNQAISQKYDGIILSQGRDPYSTDLIKKAVAAGIKVSVFDTAVNGEIPGVTVTQQDDASLTKLSFGALVNDFNGKANIIKLWVAGFPPMERRQAAYAELLKANPGIKELESIGAVSSDVQGDTANKVGAVLAKYPKGKIDAIWGTWDAFSQGAYKALKENGRTEIKLYSIDISNQDLQLMREANSPWKVSVAVDPKLIGATNVRLIANKIAGEQTPATYDFKAAAIPQALLASQPGAVNVASLGKIIPGWGQTEDFIAPWFATLEAKNK; this comes from the coding sequence ATGAAAAAAATTGCACTCTCACTGTTAGCGCTGGGGTTACTGAGCGCGCTACCGGGCCATGCGACCACGCCAGCGCCGGTGCCGGATGCTATCGCCAATCACAACGGCCCGGTGCGCATTGCGCTGATCCGTAACCTTGGCTCGGACGATAACACCACGCAGTTTGTCTCCGGTGCCTTACAGGAAGGTAAAAAACTCGGCTTTAAAATCAGTACCTTTTTAAGCAATGGCGACGATGCCAAATTCCAGGACTTTGTAAACCAGGCGATCAGCCAGAAGTATGACGGCATCATCCTGTCGCAGGGCCGCGATCCCTATTCCACCGATCTGATTAAAAAAGCGGTAGCCGCCGGGATCAAAGTGTCGGTGTTCGATACCGCTGTTAACGGTGAAATTCCGGGCGTGACCGTCACCCAGCAGGATGACGCCTCGCTGACCAAACTCTCGTTCGGTGCGCTGGTAAACGATTTCAACGGCAAAGCCAACATTATCAAATTGTGGGTCGCCGGTTTCCCGCCGATGGAGCGTCGTCAGGCGGCTTATGCCGAACTGCTGAAAGCCAATCCGGGTATTAAAGAGCTGGAATCCATCGGCGCGGTCTCTTCCGATGTGCAGGGCGATACGGCTAACAAGGTCGGCGCGGTGCTGGCGAAATACCCGAAAGGTAAGATTGATGCTATCTGGGGTACCTGGGATGCCTTCAGCCAGGGCGCGTATAAAGCGCTGAAAGAGAATGGCCGCACGGAGATCAAACTCTACAGCATCGATATTTCCAACCAGGATCTGCAATTGATGCGCGAAGCCAACAGCCCGTGGAAAGTGAGCGTGGCGGTGGATCCGAAGCTGATTGGCGCGACGAACGTCCGCCTGATTGCCAACAAGATTGCCGGTGAGCAGACGCCTGCCACCTACGACTTTAAAGCGGCGGCAATCCCGCAGGCGCTGCTGGCCAGCCAGCCGGGTGCGGTGAACGTCGCGTCGCTTGGCAAAATCATTCCGGGCTGGGGCCAGACGGAAGACTTTATTGCGCCGTGGTTCGCGACGCTGGAAGCGAAAAACAAATAA
- a CDS encoding PAAR domain-containing protein, with product MWRDVIDGMGQGHHGDKTTTGATCYSSLQGTFWYGAPAPLRKGDRTSVCPACGKNGLIGEGSMRRQFATVPVALDGAIILCGCPYGTNRLIAPLATWFGPEKQPPYIPLADSMPTAEPEQFAQSAKSARPEPLPLPALIYQTSRQMDDDQASDMRHGDLDIVTLRNRFHIDVDNVSMRVNPYTLKQKDPHDPLAFASPYVHPDFQPKPMPSVSRDESARILFDEFRELAKLFSFHGEYQHLITEMIAHMQQNSGKPWRSPLLDKALKEQIEGDRSENSSLLTIKDILNKGIDYDYSIYPLKDKGKFNKDINEKTILPKFNRLKDRFNGLVISVHDTWATHITLESLEIEGDLWRANIHYRVQDHFGLDDADVLNPLYREFRIFPLWFVLQRWNEYGFRPFITEMNATVTISGRRNG from the coding sequence ATGTGGCGGGATGTTATTGATGGCATGGGCCAGGGTCATCACGGAGATAAAACAACGACAGGGGCAACCTGTTACAGCAGCCTTCAGGGCACTTTCTGGTATGGCGCGCCTGCCCCCCTGAGAAAGGGCGATCGAACCAGCGTTTGCCCGGCCTGCGGGAAAAACGGCTTAATTGGCGAAGGTTCGATGAGGCGTCAGTTTGCCACCGTTCCGGTAGCCCTTGATGGCGCAATCATTCTCTGTGGCTGCCCCTACGGTACAAACAGGCTGATCGCACCGCTTGCAACCTGGTTCGGGCCGGAAAAACAGCCGCCCTACATCCCACTCGCTGACAGCATGCCAACCGCAGAACCGGAGCAATTTGCCCAGAGCGCGAAAAGCGCCCGGCCAGAACCGCTCCCCTTGCCTGCGCTGATTTATCAGACCAGCCGGCAAATGGATGACGATCAGGCAAGCGATATGCGCCACGGCGACCTGGACATCGTGACGCTGCGCAATCGCTTTCACATTGATGTGGATAACGTTTCCATGAGGGTGAATCCTTACACGCTAAAACAGAAAGATCCGCATGACCCGCTGGCCTTCGCTTCACCCTACGTTCATCCGGATTTTCAGCCTAAACCGATGCCCTCCGTCAGCCGGGATGAGAGCGCCCGAATACTGTTTGATGAGTTCCGCGAACTGGCGAAGCTGTTCTCTTTTCACGGCGAGTATCAGCACCTTATTACGGAGATGATCGCGCATATGCAGCAGAACAGCGGCAAGCCCTGGCGCAGCCCGTTGCTGGATAAAGCGCTGAAGGAGCAGATTGAGGGGGATCGTTCAGAAAACAGTAGTCTTCTGACTATAAAGGATATTTTAAATAAAGGGATTGATTATGATTATTCAATTTACCCTTTAAAAGATAAAGGAAAGTTCAATAAAGATATCAATGAGAAAACAATTTTACCCAAATTTAATCGCCTGAAAGACAGGTTCAACGGTTTGGTTATCTCGGTGCACGATACCTGGGCGACGCACATTACGCTCGAATCCCTGGAGATTGAGGGAGACCTCTGGCGGGCAAATATCCATTACCGCGTTCAGGATCACTTTGGCCTTGATGATGCAGATGTCCTGAATCCCCTCTATCGAGAATTCCGTATCTTCCCCCTATGGTTCGTGCTTCAGCGCTGGAACGAGTACGGCTTCAGGCCATTTATTACCGAGATGAACGCTACCGTGACAATCTCCGGGAGGCGCAATGGTTAA